A genomic window from Ciona intestinalis unplaced genomic scaffold, KH HT000181.2, whole genome shotgun sequence includes:
- the LOC100183900 gene encoding nucleolar protein 58 isoform X1 produces MLVLFESPSGYAIFKMLDESKVEAADDLNEIFSTPENAANAVKLKHFKKFEDTTEALAATTAAVEGKLSKSLKKVLKKIVAKDAHERLAVADAKLGQAIKEKMNLTCVYSPATQELMRGIRAHVDSLISGLPERDMTAMALGLAHSLSRYKLKFSPDKVDTMIVQAIYLRIYSKYFTPALLDDLDKELNNYIMRCREWYGWHFPEVGKVVTDHLAFAKVIKKMGVRTNAESCDLSDVLPEEIEKEVVAMAQISMGTEISEEDIMNITYLADQIIEITEYRGQLYDYLKNRMAAIAPNLTLLVGELVGARLIAHAGSLLNLAKHPASTVQILGAEKALFRALKTRKDTPKYGLIYHASLVGQSNPKNKGKISRMLAAKCSLAIRYDALAEESSTEMGIEHRAKLEARLRSMDEGGKGGKTTHRPDKWTNKSELKMYDSAQDFTIPAKKRKIEEIDESLVQEELDTSGLIVSDGNLQTKKKSKKDKKEKEEEATPSKPKKKKIKLEESIEVEESTPKLKKKKKKVKNEDSNGVDTAEETLELESTETPKTKKSKKKQKEAELAGSETKKAKKRKSIKQEE; encoded by the exons atgttggttttatttgaatcACCGTCTGGATATGCCATATTTAAG atgcTCGATGAATCAAAAGTCGAAGCTGCCGATGATTTGAACGAAATATTTTCGACTCCCGAGAATGCGGCGAATGC GGTAaagttgaaacattttaagaaGTTTGAAGACACGACGGAAGCTTTGGCTG CAACGACAGCGGCTGTTGAAGGCAAATTAAGCAAATCTTTGAAGAAAGTTTTGAAAAAGATTGTTGCGAAAGACGCGCATGAACGACTTGCGGTCGCTGATGCGAAACTCGGACAAGCGATTAag GAGAAAATGAATCTAACGTGCGTGTACAGCCCGGCCACACAGGAGCTGATGCGAGGAATACGAGCTCATGTTGATAGCTTGATATCAG GGTTACCGGAGCGCGACATGACAGCAATGGCCCTCGGACTCGCTCATAGTTTATCGAGATATAAATTGAAATTCTCTCCCGACAAAGTCGACACGATGATCGTACAAGCAATTT aTTTAAGGATATATTCAAAATACTTCACCCCAGCTCTGCTTGACGATCTTGACAAAGAGTTGAACAATTACATCATGAGGTGTCGGGAGTGGTACGGGTGGCATTTTCCCGAAGTTGGTAAAGTAGTGACCGACCATCTCGCATTTGCGAAAGTTATTAAGAAGATGGGGGTTCGTACAAACGCCGAATCGTGCGACTTATCCGATGTTTTGCCCGAAGAAATTGAAAAagag GTTGTTGCCATGGCACAAATATCCATGGGAACCGAAATATCGGAAGAAGACATTATGAACATAACGTACCTTGCAGATCAG ATAATAGAAATCACAGAATATCGTGGCCAGTTGTACGATTACCTGAAGAATCGGATGGCGGCGATCGCTCCGAACCTTACGCTGCTTGTGGGGGAATTGGTCGGGGCACGCTTGATCGCACACGCTG GTTCGTTATTAAACTTGGCGAAACACCCGGCATCGACGGTTCAAATCCTCGGGGCTGAGAAAGCTTTGTTTCGTGCGTTGAAAACGAGGAAAGACACGCCCAAATATGGTCTTATATATCACGCGTCGCTGGTTGGACAAAGTAATCCTAAGAATAAG GGCAAAATATCGCGCATGTTGGCCGCAAAGTGTTCGTTGGCGATCCGATACGATGCATTAGCCGAGGAGTCATCCACCGAGATGGGGATTGAACATCGAGCGAAACTTGAGGCTCGGCTTCGTTCCATGGATGAGGGAGGGAAGGGAGGTAAAACTACTCACCGACCTGATAAGTGGACCAATAAGAGTGAA TTGAAAATGTACGACAGCGCCCAAGATTTCACAATTCCGgcaaaaaaaaggaaaattgaAGAAATTGACGAAAGTTTAGTTCAAGAAGAACTTG ATACGAGCGGTCTGATTGTAAGCGACGGAAAtttacaaaccaaaaaaaaatccaagaaagacaaaaaagagaaagaagaagaagccACCCCGTCCAAACCG aaaaagaagaaaattaaacTTGAAGAATCGATtgag GTTGAAGAATCAACACCGAAActaaagaagaagaagaagaaagtgAAGAACGAAGATTCGAACGGG GTTGATACCGCCGAAGAAACGCTCGAG ctCGAATCTACGGAAACCCCCAAAACT aaaaaatcgAAGAAAAAACAGAAAGAGGCTGAATTAGCTGGGTCAGAGACTAAAAAG GCAAAAAAGCGAAAATCGATCAAACAagaagaatga
- the LOC100183900 gene encoding nucleolar protein 58 isoform X2 — MLVLFESPSGYAIFKMLDESKVEAADDLNEIFSTPENAANAVKLKHFKKFEDTTEALAATTAAVEGKLSKSLKKVLKKIVAKDAHERLAVADAKLGQAIKEKMNLTCVYSPATQELMRGIRAHVDSLISGLPERDMTAMALGLAHSLSRYKLKFSPDKVDTMIVQAISLLDDLDKELNNYIMRCREWYGWHFPEVGKVVTDHLAFAKVIKKMGVRTNAESCDLSDVLPEEIEKEVVAMAQISMGTEISEEDIMNITYLADQIIEITEYRGQLYDYLKNRMAAIAPNLTLLVGELVGARLIAHAGSLLNLAKHPASTVQILGAEKALFRALKTRKDTPKYGLIYHASLVGQSNPKNKGKISRMLAAKCSLAIRYDALAEESSTEMGIEHRAKLEARLRSMDEGGKGGKTTHRPDKWTNKSELKMYDSAQDFTIPAKKRKIEEIDESLVQEELDTSGLIVSDGNLQTKKKSKKDKKEKEEEATPSKPKKKKIKLEESIEVEESTPKLKKKKKKVKNEDSNGVDTAEETLELESTETPKTKKSKKKQKEAELAGSETKKAKKRKSIKQEE, encoded by the exons atgttggttttatttgaatcACCGTCTGGATATGCCATATTTAAG atgcTCGATGAATCAAAAGTCGAAGCTGCCGATGATTTGAACGAAATATTTTCGACTCCCGAGAATGCGGCGAATGC GGTAaagttgaaacattttaagaaGTTTGAAGACACGACGGAAGCTTTGGCTG CAACGACAGCGGCTGTTGAAGGCAAATTAAGCAAATCTTTGAAGAAAGTTTTGAAAAAGATTGTTGCGAAAGACGCGCATGAACGACTTGCGGTCGCTGATGCGAAACTCGGACAAGCGATTAag GAGAAAATGAATCTAACGTGCGTGTACAGCCCGGCCACACAGGAGCTGATGCGAGGAATACGAGCTCATGTTGATAGCTTGATATCAG GGTTACCGGAGCGCGACATGACAGCAATGGCCCTCGGACTCGCTCATAGTTTATCGAGATATAAATTGAAATTCTCTCCCGACAAAGTCGACACGATGATCGTACAAGCAATTT CTCTGCTTGACGATCTTGACAAAGAGTTGAACAATTACATCATGAGGTGTCGGGAGTGGTACGGGTGGCATTTTCCCGAAGTTGGTAAAGTAGTGACCGACCATCTCGCATTTGCGAAAGTTATTAAGAAGATGGGGGTTCGTACAAACGCCGAATCGTGCGACTTATCCGATGTTTTGCCCGAAGAAATTGAAAAagag GTTGTTGCCATGGCACAAATATCCATGGGAACCGAAATATCGGAAGAAGACATTATGAACATAACGTACCTTGCAGATCAG ATAATAGAAATCACAGAATATCGTGGCCAGTTGTACGATTACCTGAAGAATCGGATGGCGGCGATCGCTCCGAACCTTACGCTGCTTGTGGGGGAATTGGTCGGGGCACGCTTGATCGCACACGCTG GTTCGTTATTAAACTTGGCGAAACACCCGGCATCGACGGTTCAAATCCTCGGGGCTGAGAAAGCTTTGTTTCGTGCGTTGAAAACGAGGAAAGACACGCCCAAATATGGTCTTATATATCACGCGTCGCTGGTTGGACAAAGTAATCCTAAGAATAAG GGCAAAATATCGCGCATGTTGGCCGCAAAGTGTTCGTTGGCGATCCGATACGATGCATTAGCCGAGGAGTCATCCACCGAGATGGGGATTGAACATCGAGCGAAACTTGAGGCTCGGCTTCGTTCCATGGATGAGGGAGGGAAGGGAGGTAAAACTACTCACCGACCTGATAAGTGGACCAATAAGAGTGAA TTGAAAATGTACGACAGCGCCCAAGATTTCACAATTCCGgcaaaaaaaaggaaaattgaAGAAATTGACGAAAGTTTAGTTCAAGAAGAACTTG ATACGAGCGGTCTGATTGTAAGCGACGGAAAtttacaaaccaaaaaaaaatccaagaaagacaaaaaagagaaagaagaagaagccACCCCGTCCAAACCG aaaaagaagaaaattaaacTTGAAGAATCGATtgag GTTGAAGAATCAACACCGAAActaaagaagaagaagaagaaagtgAAGAACGAAGATTCGAACGGG GTTGATACCGCCGAAGAAACGCTCGAG ctCGAATCTACGGAAACCCCCAAAACT aaaaaatcgAAGAAAAAACAGAAAGAGGCTGAATTAGCTGGGTCAGAGACTAAAAAG GCAAAAAAGCGAAAATCGATCAAACAagaagaatga